In the Cellulomonas sp. C5510 genome, CCCAACGGCTCGGGCAAGTCCACCCTGCTCAAGACGATCGGCGGCATCCTGCAGCCGACGTCCGGCACGGTGCGCACGCGCGGCCGGATGGCGGCCCTGCTCGAGCTCGGCGCCGGGTTCCACCCCGACCTCACCGGACGCGAGAACGTCTTCCTCAACGCCTCGATCCTCGGCCTCTCCTCGCAGGAGACCGAGAAGTACTTCGACGCGATCGTCGACTTCTCCGGCATCGAGCCGTTCATCGACACCCAGGTGAAGTTCTACTCGTCGGGCATGTACGTGCGGCTCGCGTTCGCCGTCGCCGTGCACGTCGACCCGGACGTGCTCCTCGTGGACGAGGTGCTGGCCGTCGGCGACGAGCCGTTCCAGCGCAAGTGCATGGACCGCATCAAGACGTTCCAGCACGAGGGACGCACGATCGTCCTGGTGACGCACGGCCTCGACCAGGTCGCCGAGATCTGCGACCGGGCGGTCGTCCTGGAGCACGGGAACGTCATCTCCGACGGCGAGCCGCGCGACGGCCTGCGCGTGCTGCGCTCGGAGTTCGACCAGATCCGCGCCGCGGAGATCGAGAGGCAGCAGGCGGCGGCCGGGGACGTGCCCGAGGAGCGCCCGCGCGCCGAGGTGCACGCCGTGCAGCTGCTGCAGCGCGGCACGCCGGTCGAGGAGATCAGCACCGGTTCGCCGCTGGAGGTCCGGGTCGTCGTCGACGCCCACGAGCGGCTCGACGACTGGGTGCTGGGCTTCGGGTTCGACTCCTCGATCGGCCAGGGCGTGTTCGGCACCAACAGCAAGCTGCTGGGTGTGCCCATGCCCGCGCTGAGCGGTCGAGGGACGTTCGACTTCACCATCCCCGCCACCCACCTCGGGGAGGGCTCCTACACCGTGCACGCGGCGATCGCGGGCCCGACGGGCGCGGAGCTGCACCGGCTGCGCGAGGCCGCTCGCCTGACCGTCGGCGCGGACGGGCGCGAGATCGGCTACGTCCGGCTGGACGCGTCACTGAGACGCGCGAGCTGACTCACGAGGGACGACGGAGGGGCACCGGCAGGCGGCCGGTGCCCCTCCGTCGTCCCTGTGTCAGGAGGGGTAGTTCTTCACGGCCAGGTTGCGGTACTCGGTGCTGCCCGCGATGCCCTCGCGGATCGCGCCCTCGCCGGAGCTCTGCAGGATGCCGGCCCAGTACACCCGACCGTTCCACTCCGCCGTACGACGCAGGAACGTCTCGTAGTACTTCCCCGCCCGCCACATCGCCGCCTCCGTCGAGAACCAGATCGAGTCCACCACACGCGACCGGCCCACCACACCGATCTGCCCCGACCAGTACGACCGCTCGCTCGCCGACGCCGACCGCTCGAACATCGTCTGGTACAGCAGGTCGACGTACCCCTCCGGCGTCCCACCCGAGCGGTTGTAGTACTCCTGCGAGTCGTAGAACCGACGCTTCACGTCATCCACCGTCGCCTGGCCCGAGAAGATCCGATCCCGCCAGTACTGCAACCCCGACGCCTCCGGCGCCCGACCCAGCACCTCCTGGTACGCCTGCGTCACCCGCAACCGCACGTACTCCTCACTGCCGGTGAGCGCCCGGACCAGCTCAGGCTGGCCGAGCCCGGACTGCAACGCGTTCGACCACGACGCCAGACCCCCAGCGTCCGGCGCCCGACCCAGCAGATCCTGGTACAACGCCTTCACCACAGCTTGCGCTTGTCCGGCCGACACGCCCGACACGCTGAACCAGTCGCTCTTCAGCCCCAGGGCGGCGCGCACCTGCGAGCCGGTGAAGCTGT is a window encoding:
- a CDS encoding ABC transporter ATP-binding protein yields the protein MGTPTVVEVRDVSKRFVIRKEKSLKERIVNFGRSNLHKEDFWALRNIDLEIESGSSVGLIGPNGSGKSTLLKTIGGILQPTSGTVRTRGRMAALLELGAGFHPDLTGRENVFLNASILGLSSQETEKYFDAIVDFSGIEPFIDTQVKFYSSGMYVRLAFAVAVHVDPDVLLVDEVLAVGDEPFQRKCMDRIKTFQHEGRTIVLVTHGLDQVAEICDRAVVLEHGNVISDGEPRDGLRVLRSEFDQIRAAEIERQQAAAGDVPEERPRAEVHAVQLLQRGTPVEEISTGSPLEVRVVVDAHERLDDWVLGFGFDSSIGQGVFGTNSKLLGVPMPALSGRGTFDFTIPATHLGEGSYTVHAAIAGPTGAELHRLREAARLTVGADGREIGYVRLDASLRRAS